The sequence CAGCCCGCACGAACCCTCGCCGGCCTGTGTCCACGCGGCCCCGCACAGAGCCCGCAGCCCGTCGAGCGCGTCCCCGTCGCCCTCCAGCACCAGGGCCTCCCCGCGCACCAGGGCCGTCCAGTCACCGCACCGGAACGCGTCACCGGCCGCGGTCACCTCGGGCTGCCCGGTCAGCAGCCCCCGCAGATCCCGGTCCACATAGGTCGGCCGGTGCCGGGGCTCGGCGGCCAGCAGCTGCGCCGCGTCGGTCACCCCGGTCAGGACCAGCAGCGAGTCCACGCCCCCGTTGAACGCCCCCTCGATGTCCGTGTCCAAACGGTCGCCGACCACCAGCGGCCGCTCGGCCCCGGTCCGCAGCACCGTCTCCCGGTGCATCGGCGGCAACGGTTTGCCGGCGACCTGGGGCTCGGCACCGGTGGCGATCCGAACCACCTCCACCGCCGCACCGTTGCCCGGCGCGATACCGCGGGCACTCGGAATCGTCAGATCGGTGTTGGACGCGAACCACGGCACCCCCCGAGCGATCGCATAGCTCGCCTCGGCGAAACGCCCCCAGGCCATGTCCGGCCCGCCGTACCCCTGGGCCACCGCCGCCGGCCCGTCGTCCGCCGACTCCACCGGCACCAGGCCGCGTTCCCGCAACGCGACCCGCAGCCCTTCGCCGCCGATCACCAACACCCGTGCCCCGGAGGGCAACTGATCGGACATCAGCCGGGCCACCGCCTGCGCCGAGGTGATCACATCGGCGGGCTCGGCAGGAACCCCCAGCTCGGTCAGGTGCTCCGCCACGGCGTCCGGTGTCCGCAGCGCGTTGTTGGTCACATACGCCAGACGCATGCCGCCGTCCCGCGCGGTGCCCAGTGACCCGACGGCGTGATCGATCGCCACCCCGCCCGCGTACACCACCCCGTCCAGGTCGAGCAGGGCCGTGTCGTACGCCTCGCTCAGCGCCGTGCTGCTCCCGCGCGGCCGGGACGCGTACTGCTGATCACTCATATGTCTTCGCTCCTCGTTACATGCCTCTCCCCCGATCATCGCGCATCCCCGGAGCACACATACGATGCAGAAATGAACACATCAGGTCCCGTCGAGCAGGGGCTGCGGTTGATCCCGTTCCGCGGACTGCGTTACGTCCCCGAGCGGGTCGGCAGCCTCGCCGCGGTGACCTCGCCCCCGTACGACGTCGTCGTCAGGCCGGACGGACTCCACCACCTGGAATCCGCGGACCCGCACAACATCGTCCGGCTGATCCTGCCGCAGGCGGACACCGCCGAGGCCCGCCACCGGCAGGCGGCCGAGACCCTCGGCCGCTGGCTGACCGAAGGCGTGCTCGCCCCGGACCCCGCACCGGCGCTCTACGTCTACGAGCAGCGCAACAGCGAGATCCTGCAACGCGGAGTGATAGGCGCCCTGGCGCTCTCCCCCGCTGCCGACGGCATCGTTCTCCCGCACGAAGACGTCATGGACCACGTCGTCGAGGACCGCGCCGACCTGATGCGGACGATGCAGGCCCATCTGGAACCGCTGCTGCTCACCTACCGCGGCGACGGCACCCGGACCGGCACGACCGCTGTCATCGAACGCATGACGGACCGTCCGCCCCTGCTGGCCACCACGACGGAGGACGGCTTCAGCCATCGCCTCTGGGCCGTCACCGACCCCGCCGAGCGGGCCGAGATCGAGGTGGACCTCTCCCGGCAGCAGGCCCTGATCGCCGACGGCCACCACCGCTGGGCCACCTACCTCCGGCTCCAGCGGGAACAGGCCGCGCCCGGCCCGTGGGACTTCGGCCTGGTCCTCCTCGTCGACACGGCCCGCTACCCGCTCCAGGTCCGCGCCATCCACCGGCTGCTGCGCGGCCTCCCGGTCTCCGAAGCGATCGCCTCCCTCACCGGCCTCTTCCGCGTCAGCGAGGTCGACGGGCCGCTCCCTCATGCCCTCGACGCCCTGGCCGGGGCGGCGGCCGAAGGCAACGCGTTCCTCCTCGCGGGCGACGGCGGCTTCCACCTGGTGGACCGCCCGGACCGGGCCCTCCTCACCCGTACGGTGCCGACGGACCGCCCAGCGGCCTGGCGCACCCTGGACGCGACGGTCCTGCACTCCACACTGCTGGACCACGTCTGGCGAATCCCCGACGCCCCCGAGCACATCTCGTACATCCACGACACCGCGGCAGCCGTCGAACAGGCCGAACGGCTCGGTGCCACGGCGGTACTGATGTATCCGGTACGCGAGGAGGTCGTCCGGGATCTGGCCAGGCAGGGCGTCACCATGCCCCGCAAATCGACGTCCTTCGGCCCCAAGCCGGCCTCGGGCCTGGTCCTGCGCAGCCTCGGCGTGAACTGAGGAACACCGGAAGCACCGGAAACGGAAAAGGGCGGCACTCCGGAAGGAGTACCGCCCTTTTCCTCACTGCTTACGCCTTGGCGGGACCGTCCGCCTCGTCGTCATCGTCCTCGTCGTCGTCGTCATCGTCCGAGGTCTCGACAACCTCGACGTCGTCCTCGACGTCCGCGACCCGGTCCGCGTCCGTGGGGGCGTCGTCCTCTCCGAGGGCGTCCACGAACTCCACGCCGTCGAGCTCGGCGAGCCGGTCCGACGCGTCGGTCGACCCGTCCTTGTCGGCCTCCAGCGCCTTCGCGAACCACTCACGCGCCTCGTCCTCGCGACCCGCTTCCAGCAGGGCGTCCGCGTACGCGTAGCGCAGACGCGGCGTCCAGGACTGAACGGAGCTGGAGGCGAGTTCGGGGCTCTGCAGCGTGACGATGGCGGCGTCGATCTGCCCCATGTCCCGGCGCGCACCGGCCGCGACCAGACGCATCTCGACCTGCCCGGCCTTGTCCAGCTTCTGCACCTCGGGCTCACCGGCCATGGCCATGGCCCGCTCCGGCCGCCCCAGTCCACGCTCGCAGTCGGCCATGACGGGCCACAGGTCCACGGACCCGGTCATCCGCCGCGCCGCCCGGAACTCCGCCAGCGCCTCGGCGTACTTCTGCGTCGCGTAGGCCGCGAAGCCGGCCGCCTCACGCACAGCCGCGACGCGCGAGGCCAGCCGCAGCGCGATACGCGCGTACGCATACGCCTGCTCGGGGTCCTCATCGATCAGCCGGGCCACCATGACGAGGTTGCGCGCGACATCCTCGGCCAGGGTCTTCGGCAGGCTCATCAGCTCCTGCCGCACATCCTTGTCGATCTCGTCGCCGGTGACGTCATCGGGAATCGGGAGCCGCTTGATCGGCTCGCGGTCCCGGTCACGATCCCGGTCGTCACGACGCCCGAAGCCACCGCGGTCGTCGCGCTGCTGCCCACCGCGGTACCCACCACGGTCGTCATCACGGCGCGGCCCACGATCACGGTCCCGGTCGTCACGACGGAAACCGCCGCCACTGGAACCGCCGCCGCGGTTGTCGTCACGGCGGAAGCCACCGCCGGAGGCACCGCCGCGGTTGTCGTCACGGCGGAAGCCGCCGCCGGAGGGGCGGTCGTCGTCGCGACGCGGCCCACGCGGCCGGTCATCACGACGCTCAAAACCACCACTGGGACGCCCACCACGGTCATCATCACGACGCGGCCCACGGTTGTCGTCACGACGGAAACCACCGCCCGAGGCACCGCCACGGTTGTCATCGCGACGGAAACCACCGCCCGAGCCACCGCCACGGTTGTCATCGCGGCGGAAGCCACCGCCGGAGGCACCGCCACGGTTGTCGTCACGGCGGAAGCCGCCGCCGGAGGCACCGCCACGGTTGTCATCGCGACGGAAGCCGCCGCCGGAGGGGCGGTCGTCATCGCGACGCGGCCCACGCGGCCGGTCATCACGACGCTCAAAACCACCACTGGGACGCCCACCACGGTCATCATCACGACGCGGCCCACGGCTGTCGTCACGACGGAAACCACCACCGGAGGCACCACCGCGGTTGTCATCGCGACGGAAACCACCGCCGGAGCCACCGCCACGGTTGTCGTCACGGCGGAAGCCGCCGCCGGAGGGGCGGTCGTCATCGCGACGCGGCCCACGCGGCCGGTCATCACGACGCTCAAAACCACCGCTCGGACGCCCACCGCGGTCGTCGCGCTGCTGCCCACCGCGGTACCCACCACGGTCGTCATCGCGACGCGGCCCACGGCTGTCATCGCGACGGAAGCCACCGCCCGAGGCGCCGCCGCGGTTGTCGTCGCGGCGGAAGCCGCCGCCGGAGGGGCGGTCGTCATCGCGACGCGGCCCACGCGGCCGGTCATCACGACGCTCAAAACCACCACTAGGACGCCCACCACGGTCATCATCACGACGCGGCCCACGGCTGTCGTCACGACGGAAACCACCGCCCGAGGCACCGCCACGGTTGTCATCGCGACGGAAACCTCCACCGGAGCCACCGCCACGGTTGTCATCGCGACGGAAACCACCGCCCGAGGCACCGCCACGGTTGTCGTCACGACGGAAACCACCACCGGAGCTGCCGC is a genomic window of Streptomyces sp. NBC_01237 containing:
- a CDS encoding HAD hydrolase-like protein encodes the protein MSDQQYASRPRGSSTALSEAYDTALLDLDGVVYAGGVAIDHAVGSLGTARDGGMRLAYVTNNALRTPDAVAEHLTELGVPAEPADVITSAQAVARLMSDQLPSGARVLVIGGEGLRVALRERGLVPVESADDGPAAVAQGYGGPDMAWGRFAEASYAIARGVPWFASNTDLTIPSARGIAPGNGAAVEVVRIATGAEPQVAGKPLPPMHRETVLRTGAERPLVVGDRLDTDIEGAFNGGVDSLLVLTGVTDAAQLLAAEPRHRPTYVDRDLRGLLTGQPEVTAAGDAFRCGDWTALVRGEALVLEGDGDALDGLRALCGAAWTQAGEGSCGLDAAKAIARLGL
- a CDS encoding DUF1015 domain-containing protein, with the protein product MNTSGPVEQGLRLIPFRGLRYVPERVGSLAAVTSPPYDVVVRPDGLHHLESADPHNIVRLILPQADTAEARHRQAAETLGRWLTEGVLAPDPAPALYVYEQRNSEILQRGVIGALALSPAADGIVLPHEDVMDHVVEDRADLMRTMQAHLEPLLLTYRGDGTRTGTTAVIERMTDRPPLLATTTEDGFSHRLWAVTDPAERAEIEVDLSRQQALIADGHHRWATYLRLQREQAAPGPWDFGLVLLVDTARYPLQVRAIHRLLRGLPVSEAIASLTGLFRVSEVDGPLPHALDALAGAAAEGNAFLLAGDGGFHLVDRPDRALLTRTVPTDRPAAWRTLDATVLHSTLLDHVWRIPDAPEHISYIHDTAAAVEQAERLGATAVLMYPVREEVVRDLARQGVTMPRKSTSFGPKPASGLVLRSLGVN